In Diachasmimorpha longicaudata isolate KC_UGA_2023 chromosome 4, iyDiaLong2, whole genome shotgun sequence, a single genomic region encodes these proteins:
- the LOC135161280 gene encoding uncharacterized protein LOC135161280: MKILLIALLALTIYAQDPNNPDTSNSNSPDASDSNNPDASNANNPDTTSSGNEQNKIDIEGIKCLCNLQLGIGVNSTDQGGPKDCGLGDPAPKLSIDCLAVLEGKVDGVFYILEVERNSIWGGGSWVRFDRDKDGLEITALNFPKGLSKKEDLTIRVNSLALEKNWQAVVYESEDKDAFHICQHDQQPGTWGYNLIEISQQVLLDGQACPIKKDAKTSVVPKPPQPLPPAIYQFPEMLPCDRLSWMAKMNDPSGGFAFQVWFDFTPKGPCKPSEPKN; the protein is encoded by the exons ATGAAAATCCTCTTGATTGCACTGCTTGCACTTACAATCTACGCACag GATCCAAATAATCCTGATACATCTAATTCGAATAGTCCTGATGCATCTGATTCAAATAATCCTGATGCATCCAATGCAAATAATCCTGATACAACCTCTTCAGGaaatgaacaaaataaaattgatattgaAGGGATAAAATGTCTCTGTAATCTTCAACTCGGTATTGGTGTGAATAGTACCGATCAAGGTGGACCGAAAGATTGTGGTTTGGGTGATCCAGCACCAAAA CTCTCGATAGACTGCTTGGCAGTTCTGGAAGGTAAGGTTGATGGTGTCTTCTATATATTAGAAGTCGAGAGGAATAGTATTTGGGGAGGCGGCTCTTGGGTCCGGTTTGATCGTGATAAAGATGGTTTGGAGATCACCGCCCTGAATTTTCCGAAAGGACTGTCAAAAAAAGAAGATTTAACAATA CGCGTCAATTCACTTGCATTGGAGAAAAATTGGCAAGCGGTAGTCTATGAGTCGGAAGATAAAGACGCTTTTCATATTTGTCAGCATGATCAACAACCTGGAACGTGGGGATACAATTTGATCGAAATAAGCCAACAAGTTCTTCTGGATGGTCAAGCGTGTCCCATAAAAAAG GATGCAAAAACGTCAGTAGTTCCAAAACCACCGCAACCATTACCGCCAGCAATTTACCAATTTCCGGAAATGCTGCCGTGTGATAGACTGAGTTGGATGGCCAAAATGAATGATCCATCTGGAGGATTCGCCTTTCAAGTCTGGTTTGATTTTACACCTAAAGGTCCGTGTAAACCTTCAGAACCAAAAAATTAA
- the LOC135161281 gene encoding uncharacterized protein LOC135161281, whose protein sequence is MKSFLLVVFSSAILGQELAGPPTDSPVDGPSAIDIGAIKCLCNLKIAADENNNAEISAGGGSECGLGDPAPKLAIDCNAVLEGDTVGSFFYILEVERNSILGGSDWVTFDRQGWEITALNFPKGLSASDDLTIISGNLSPKKNWNNLIYSLQKEKSTSLSLCTNNQKPGTWEYNLVEMSNQIILDGKGCPVEKGTKTSVEPNPPKPIAPAIYQFPKMLPCERLMWDVKMNDPDNRMAFQVWYDFTPTGACKQPSPTGN, encoded by the exons ATGAAGAGCTTCCTCTTAGTAGTCTTCTCTTCTGCGATATTG GGTCAGGAACTAGCCGGCCCGCCGACTGACAGCCCCGTGGATGGACCAAGTGCCATTGACATTGGAGCAATAAAATGTCTTTGCAATCTTAAAATTGCTGCTGATGAAAATAACAATGCAGAGATTAGCGCAGGTGGAGGGTCTGAATGCGGTTTAGGCGATCCAGCACCGAAG CTCGCCATCGACTGCAATGCAGTTCTAGAAGGAGATACTGTGGGTTCATTCTTTTATATATTAGAAGTCGAGAGGAACAGTATCCTCGGCGGGAGCGATTGGGTTACATTTGATAGACAAGGATGGGAAATAACCGCATTAAACTTCCCGAAAGGCTTATCAGCCAGCGACGATTTGACAATA atTTCTGGTAATCTCAGTCCAAAAAAGAATTGGAACAACCTAATATATAGTTTACAAAAGGAAAAATCTACATCATTGAGCCTTTGTACCAATAATCAAAAACCTGGTACGTGGGAATACAACTTAGTGGAAATGAGTAATCAAATCATCTTGGATGGCAAAGGATGTCCTGTTGAAAAG GGCACAAAAACTTCTGTGGAACCCAATCCTCCAAAGCCAATAGCACCAGCAATTTACCAGTTTCCGAAGATGTTACCGTGCGAGAGGCTCATGTGGGACGTAAAAATGAATGATCCCGATAATAGAATGGCATTTCAAGTTTGGTATGATTTCACACCCACTGGGGCCTGTAAACAACCATCACCGACAGGCAATTAG